The proteins below come from a single Xiphophorus couchianus chromosome 20, X_couchianus-1.0, whole genome shotgun sequence genomic window:
- the LOC114134883 gene encoding rho guanine nucleotide exchange factor 19 isoform X3, with protein sequence MASFNVRADGMYGFKNDAADNLEPDLEQGNESHIGFSNLENNFHGSGDNADLPEDYSLDVSSALKRTKQEQAWDLLSPLLDLHTCPESQKDDSSLPDEGNLEEGEASSDEELQSVTFQSKYINICPLYQDYSLQAIGDGIQRLKSGLLSDLGKSESVYAFFHGRRSALRRHSHFGVVSPHQSADSISTESCSNGRAFTLSIAKRLEFEDPSSTQPPSIRLTSCTLWQDLEEVKASGLPNILTPKEIDLQESMFELIVSEVSYLKSLGVLVNHFYASKVLKKTMSTMEHHTLFCNIRHVMEANTKFLLDLEAQLGASLTIFQVGDIVLQHCGTFKRHYVPYVINMTYQESLVNQLMQQNKNFVYVLKKLERDPVCQKQGLKSFLILPFQRITRIKLLLESILKLTEPDSEAASNLSKAIKGIHEIVLECDQKVEKMKRLEELIRLETLMDFDDIKLVPLVKSTRFLVLHGPLDTVVTYGSKLSTVRIYLHLFNDLLIISSKKYERFAVLDYAVFPEHVTVLANKVLGLPVDSFLLNLSQSQIGPPTAIILIASKSFEKEVWIKALSNK encoded by the exons ATGGCTTCTTTTAATGTCCGAGCAGACGGCATGTATGGCTTTAAAAACGACGCTGCAGACAATCTGGAGCCTGATTTGGAGCAAGGCAATGAAAGTCATATTGGGTTTTCTAATCTGGAAAATAACTTTCATGGAAGTGGCGACAACGCAGACCTTCCTGAGGATTACAG TCTAGATGTGTCTTCAGCTCTGAAACGCACCAAACAGGAACAGGCGTGGGATTTGCTGAGTCCTTTATTAGACCTACACACTTGCCCTGAATCTCAAAAGGATGATTCATCTTTACCTGACGAGGGGAATCTGGAAGAAGG GGAAGCAAGTTCAGATGAGGAATTGCAGAGTGTGACATTCCAGTCAAAGTACATCAATATTT gccCTTTGTATCAGGACTACTCCCTGCAGGCTATCGGAGATGGGATTCAAAGACTCAAAAGTGGGCTTTTGTCAGACCTGGGCAAATCTGAGTCCGTTTATG CTTTTTTTCACGGTCGGCGGTCTGCTTTGAGACGCCACAGCCACTTTGGAGTAGTATCCCCTCATCAGTCTGCTGATTCAATCTCAACCGAGTCTTGTTCTAATGGACGAGCTTTTACCTTAAGCATCGCAAAGCGTTTGGAGTTTGAGGATCCATCCTCAACTCAACCACCCAGTATTAGGTTGACTTCTTGCACACTCTGGCAAGACTTGGAAGAGGTGAAAGCTTCTGGTCTGCCCAACATCTTGACACCCAAAGAGATTGACCTTCAGGAG TCCATGTTTGAGCTGATCGTCTCTGAAGTGTCTTACTTGAAGAGTCTCGGCGTCCTTGTCAACCATTTCTACGCATCTAAGGTGCTGAAGAAGACGATGTCCACAATGGAGCATCATACTTTGTTTTGCAACATCCGACATGTGATGGAAGCAAATACAAA ATTCCTTCTGGATCTGGAAGCTCAACTGGGAGCGAGCCTGACCATATTTCAAGTTGGTGACATTGTGCTGCAACACTGTGGAACCTTTAAGCGACACTATGTCCCATATGTGATCAACATGACGTATCAGGAGTCACTTGTCAACCAGCTGAT gcagcaaaacaaaaactttgtgtATGTTCTGAAGAAGCTTGAAAGGGACCCGGTTTGTCAAAAACAAGGACTGAAATCATTCCTGATTCTCCCATTTCAGAGAATAACGCGTATTAAACTTCTACTGGAG AGCATCTTAAAATTGACCGAGCCAGATTCTGAAGCAGCTTCAAATCTCTCAAAGGCCATAAAAGGCATCCATGAG ATTGTGTTGGAGTGTGACCAGAAGGTGGAAAAGATGAAACGCTTGGAGGAACTGATCCGCCTGGAAACGCTGATGGACTTTGATGACATTAAG TTGGTTCCTCTGGTGAAAAGCACACGCTTTCTGGTCCTCCACGGACCCCTGGACACTGTGGTGACCTATGGGTCAAAACTGTCGACAGTCAGGATCTACCTCCACCTCTTCAATGACCTCTTGATCATCTCCTCAAAAAA GTATGAACGCTTCGCTGTGCTGGATTATGCCGTCTTCCCTGAACATGTAACTGTGTTGGCGAATAAAGTTCTGGGACTTCCTGTGGATTCTTTCCTATTAAATCTGTCTCAGAGTCAGATAGGACCGCCAACTGCCATTATATTGATTGCAAGTAAAAG CTTTGAGAAAGAAGTATGGATAAAAGCACTTTCTAACAAGTGA
- the LOC114134883 gene encoding rho guanine nucleotide exchange factor 19 isoform X2 has product MYGFKNDAADNLEPDLEQGNESHIGFSNLENNFHGSGDNADLPEDYSLDVSSALKRTKQEQAWDLLSPLLDLHTCPESQKDDSSLPDEGNLEEGEASSDEELQSVTFQSKYINICPLYQDYSLQAIGDGIQRLKSGLLSDLGKSESVYGLFSYLRVSNHLESESPFLTPVSTSPTSPAFFHGRRSALRRHSHFGVVSPHQSADSISTESCSNGRAFTLSIAKRLEFEDPSSTQPPSIRLTSCTLWQDLEEVKASGLPNILTPKEIDLQESMFELIVSEVSYLKSLGVLVNHFYASKVLKKTMSTMEHHTLFCNIRHVMEANTKFLLDLEAQLGASLTIFQVGDIVLQHCGTFKRHYVPYVINMTYQESLVNQLMQQNKNFVYVLKKLERDPVCQKQGLKSFLILPFQRITRIKLLLESILKLTEPDSEAASNLSKAIKGIHEIVLECDQKVEKMKRLEELIRLETLMDFDDIKLVPLVKSTRFLVLHGPLDTVVTYGSKLSTVRIYLHLFNDLLIISSKKYERFAVLDYAVFPEHVTVLANKVLGLPVDSFLLNLSQSQIGPPTAIILIASKSFEKEVWIKALSNK; this is encoded by the exons ATGTATGGCTTTAAAAACGACGCTGCAGACAATCTGGAGCCTGATTTGGAGCAAGGCAATGAAAGTCATATTGGGTTTTCTAATCTGGAAAATAACTTTCATGGAAGTGGCGACAACGCAGACCTTCCTGAGGATTACAG TCTAGATGTGTCTTCAGCTCTGAAACGCACCAAACAGGAACAGGCGTGGGATTTGCTGAGTCCTTTATTAGACCTACACACTTGCCCTGAATCTCAAAAGGATGATTCATCTTTACCTGACGAGGGGAATCTGGAAGAAGG GGAAGCAAGTTCAGATGAGGAATTGCAGAGTGTGACATTCCAGTCAAAGTACATCAATATTT gccCTTTGTATCAGGACTACTCCCTGCAGGCTATCGGAGATGGGATTCAAAGACTCAAAAGTGGGCTTTTGTCAGACCTGGGCAAATCTGAGTCCGTTTATGGtctgttttcatatttgaggGTTAGCAACCATTTGGAGAGCGAGTCTCCTTTTCTGACCCCTGTCTCGACTTCACCTACATCTCCAGCTTTTTTTCACGGTCGGCGGTCTGCTTTGAGACGCCACAGCCACTTTGGAGTAGTATCCCCTCATCAGTCTGCTGATTCAATCTCAACCGAGTCTTGTTCTAATGGACGAGCTTTTACCTTAAGCATCGCAAAGCGTTTGGAGTTTGAGGATCCATCCTCAACTCAACCACCCAGTATTAGGTTGACTTCTTGCACACTCTGGCAAGACTTGGAAGAGGTGAAAGCTTCTGGTCTGCCCAACATCTTGACACCCAAAGAGATTGACCTTCAGGAG TCCATGTTTGAGCTGATCGTCTCTGAAGTGTCTTACTTGAAGAGTCTCGGCGTCCTTGTCAACCATTTCTACGCATCTAAGGTGCTGAAGAAGACGATGTCCACAATGGAGCATCATACTTTGTTTTGCAACATCCGACATGTGATGGAAGCAAATACAAA ATTCCTTCTGGATCTGGAAGCTCAACTGGGAGCGAGCCTGACCATATTTCAAGTTGGTGACATTGTGCTGCAACACTGTGGAACCTTTAAGCGACACTATGTCCCATATGTGATCAACATGACGTATCAGGAGTCACTTGTCAACCAGCTGAT gcagcaaaacaaaaactttgtgtATGTTCTGAAGAAGCTTGAAAGGGACCCGGTTTGTCAAAAACAAGGACTGAAATCATTCCTGATTCTCCCATTTCAGAGAATAACGCGTATTAAACTTCTACTGGAG AGCATCTTAAAATTGACCGAGCCAGATTCTGAAGCAGCTTCAAATCTCTCAAAGGCCATAAAAGGCATCCATGAG ATTGTGTTGGAGTGTGACCAGAAGGTGGAAAAGATGAAACGCTTGGAGGAACTGATCCGCCTGGAAACGCTGATGGACTTTGATGACATTAAG TTGGTTCCTCTGGTGAAAAGCACACGCTTTCTGGTCCTCCACGGACCCCTGGACACTGTGGTGACCTATGGGTCAAAACTGTCGACAGTCAGGATCTACCTCCACCTCTTCAATGACCTCTTGATCATCTCCTCAAAAAA GTATGAACGCTTCGCTGTGCTGGATTATGCCGTCTTCCCTGAACATGTAACTGTGTTGGCGAATAAAGTTCTGGGACTTCCTGTGGATTCTTTCCTATTAAATCTGTCTCAGAGTCAGATAGGACCGCCAACTGCCATTATATTGATTGCAAGTAAAAG CTTTGAGAAAGAAGTATGGATAAAAGCACTTTCTAACAAGTGA
- the LOC114134883 gene encoding rho guanine nucleotide exchange factor 19 isoform X1, translating into MASFNVRADGMYGFKNDAADNLEPDLEQGNESHIGFSNLENNFHGSGDNADLPEDYSLDVSSALKRTKQEQAWDLLSPLLDLHTCPESQKDDSSLPDEGNLEEGEASSDEELQSVTFQSKYINICPLYQDYSLQAIGDGIQRLKSGLLSDLGKSESVYGLFSYLRVSNHLESESPFLTPVSTSPTSPAFFHGRRSALRRHSHFGVVSPHQSADSISTESCSNGRAFTLSIAKRLEFEDPSSTQPPSIRLTSCTLWQDLEEVKASGLPNILTPKEIDLQESMFELIVSEVSYLKSLGVLVNHFYASKVLKKTMSTMEHHTLFCNIRHVMEANTKFLLDLEAQLGASLTIFQVGDIVLQHCGTFKRHYVPYVINMTYQESLVNQLMQQNKNFVYVLKKLERDPVCQKQGLKSFLILPFQRITRIKLLLESILKLTEPDSEAASNLSKAIKGIHEIVLECDQKVEKMKRLEELIRLETLMDFDDIKLVPLVKSTRFLVLHGPLDTVVTYGSKLSTVRIYLHLFNDLLIISSKKYERFAVLDYAVFPEHVTVLANKVLGLPVDSFLLNLSQSQIGPPTAIILIASKSFEKEVWIKALSNK; encoded by the exons ATGGCTTCTTTTAATGTCCGAGCAGACGGCATGTATGGCTTTAAAAACGACGCTGCAGACAATCTGGAGCCTGATTTGGAGCAAGGCAATGAAAGTCATATTGGGTTTTCTAATCTGGAAAATAACTTTCATGGAAGTGGCGACAACGCAGACCTTCCTGAGGATTACAG TCTAGATGTGTCTTCAGCTCTGAAACGCACCAAACAGGAACAGGCGTGGGATTTGCTGAGTCCTTTATTAGACCTACACACTTGCCCTGAATCTCAAAAGGATGATTCATCTTTACCTGACGAGGGGAATCTGGAAGAAGG GGAAGCAAGTTCAGATGAGGAATTGCAGAGTGTGACATTCCAGTCAAAGTACATCAATATTT gccCTTTGTATCAGGACTACTCCCTGCAGGCTATCGGAGATGGGATTCAAAGACTCAAAAGTGGGCTTTTGTCAGACCTGGGCAAATCTGAGTCCGTTTATGGtctgttttcatatttgaggGTTAGCAACCATTTGGAGAGCGAGTCTCCTTTTCTGACCCCTGTCTCGACTTCACCTACATCTCCAGCTTTTTTTCACGGTCGGCGGTCTGCTTTGAGACGCCACAGCCACTTTGGAGTAGTATCCCCTCATCAGTCTGCTGATTCAATCTCAACCGAGTCTTGTTCTAATGGACGAGCTTTTACCTTAAGCATCGCAAAGCGTTTGGAGTTTGAGGATCCATCCTCAACTCAACCACCCAGTATTAGGTTGACTTCTTGCACACTCTGGCAAGACTTGGAAGAGGTGAAAGCTTCTGGTCTGCCCAACATCTTGACACCCAAAGAGATTGACCTTCAGGAG TCCATGTTTGAGCTGATCGTCTCTGAAGTGTCTTACTTGAAGAGTCTCGGCGTCCTTGTCAACCATTTCTACGCATCTAAGGTGCTGAAGAAGACGATGTCCACAATGGAGCATCATACTTTGTTTTGCAACATCCGACATGTGATGGAAGCAAATACAAA ATTCCTTCTGGATCTGGAAGCTCAACTGGGAGCGAGCCTGACCATATTTCAAGTTGGTGACATTGTGCTGCAACACTGTGGAACCTTTAAGCGACACTATGTCCCATATGTGATCAACATGACGTATCAGGAGTCACTTGTCAACCAGCTGAT gcagcaaaacaaaaactttgtgtATGTTCTGAAGAAGCTTGAAAGGGACCCGGTTTGTCAAAAACAAGGACTGAAATCATTCCTGATTCTCCCATTTCAGAGAATAACGCGTATTAAACTTCTACTGGAG AGCATCTTAAAATTGACCGAGCCAGATTCTGAAGCAGCTTCAAATCTCTCAAAGGCCATAAAAGGCATCCATGAG ATTGTGTTGGAGTGTGACCAGAAGGTGGAAAAGATGAAACGCTTGGAGGAACTGATCCGCCTGGAAACGCTGATGGACTTTGATGACATTAAG TTGGTTCCTCTGGTGAAAAGCACACGCTTTCTGGTCCTCCACGGACCCCTGGACACTGTGGTGACCTATGGGTCAAAACTGTCGACAGTCAGGATCTACCTCCACCTCTTCAATGACCTCTTGATCATCTCCTCAAAAAA GTATGAACGCTTCGCTGTGCTGGATTATGCCGTCTTCCCTGAACATGTAACTGTGTTGGCGAATAAAGTTCTGGGACTTCCTGTGGATTCTTTCCTATTAAATCTGTCTCAGAGTCAGATAGGACCGCCAACTGCCATTATATTGATTGCAAGTAAAAG CTTTGAGAAAGAAGTATGGATAAAAGCACTTTCTAACAAGTGA